Genomic DNA from Deltaproteobacteria bacterium:
TAAACCACATTCAGAATCACTGTGAGAATAACAAAAGCGATGGGAAAATGTACCGTCATGGGATGAGGATGGCGCCGCAGCATGGGCACCTTTTGAAAAAGGCTGAGAAGAAAATCTGGCAGGTGTTCATCCATTGGGTCCCTGGCCGCCCGCAAGACGCCAACCTGGACAAAACGCTCGAATACTTCTGGACCGTGAGGTGCAGCCTTGAAATCCTCTGAGAGATCCTCACCGGAATGGTGCCGCCTCATGTGGATGCCAGTCCTCCACAATTTGCTTTCAGAGACATCATAGACCTTGCCTTCGTGGGCGATGTAGACTGGCTTGCCCTCAGTGCCATTAAACTCCTTCAGTTCATCCCTGCTGAATTTCTTCAAATCTGCAGCCATTGATCAAAATTCTCCAGATCAGCAAATAGAACATATCGATTCTGTAAGCATGTGATACAAGTTACAATCCAGCTAAAATATCGTATGTCGCCTCATGATGCAAGAGATTACCTCTATGGCAATATTCCGTTCTGCCAGAAGGCACCACCCTCAGCCGCAGCGTGGCAGACAGTTCAAAGCCAGCGCCCATAGAAGCGAGCCAGCCGTTCTGGACTGAGACCAAGGAAAAAACCGTACAACATTATTTGATTGATAACAGTTGCTTTGCCCACCCCGATCTCTTGCCATCTCCTGGCCGATGTCTGCACCGCCACAGGGGCAATGGCTATTCTCCCTATTTTTCTGAGGCGTGACACCAAGACAAGATCCTCCATTATAGGCATTGTCGGGAAGCCACCTATCTGCTGAAACCGGGCAGCTTTCATGAACAGCGCCTGATCTCCGTATGGCAGCTGCAAGGTGGTTGAACGCCAGTTGGCCAACATCTCCACTAGCCGCAGTGCTCTGCCGCTGCCATCAATGCCCAGTCTAAATGCTCCAGCCACCACGCCATGTGCACCGAGTGTGCTGTGCACCTGGGAGCGATAGCCTGGCGGCAGTCTGGTGTCGGCATGCAAAAAGAGCAGCACCTTGCCGCTGGCAACAGAAGCTCCCATGTTCATCTGCACGGCACGCCCTGGGCTGGAAACAAGCAGTTTGCAACCCCACGCCTGCACCTGCTTCCTGGTATCGTCCACACTGCCGCCGTCAACTACCACCACTTCCGTTTCAGCATCGCCCATGGCGGATGCCAATGTAGCGCCAATGTGACTCGACTCGTTCAAAGTGGGAATAATTACCGAAAGGCTGGTAGACGAGGCAGCAAGAATGGCGCCTGCAGCTTTTCTCATACCTTCTACCCGGCAGTATGAAGACAAGAGGCTCCAGGCCCCCGGGACCAGGCTTCATAGAGAAGCAGTTTACTTGCCTGCCCAGCATATGTCTCGCATTTCTGCAGAATAGGCGTCAAGACGGCACCTCCTGCCACGTCCTGTTGTCAATGACAATCTTCAGGCCCCACACAGCTCGACGTCGACATTGAGCTTCACTCCTGGTTCCTGGCCATAATAGCCCCTCACCTGGTTGGCTGTTTGGTGGCCGGAATGCCTGCTTTGTATTGCCCCTTTTCCACTGGCTGGGCCGGTTCCGTCTGCCAATTTCCACAGGTCTCACCGACAGCCGGCTCCCTGCTCGCC
This window encodes:
- a CDS encoding TIGR04283 family arsenosugar biosynthesis glycosyltransferase, whose amino-acid sequence is MRKAAGAILAASSTSLSVIIPTLNESSHIGATLASAMGDAETEVVVVDGGSVDDTRKQVQAWGCKLLVSSPGRAVQMNMGASVASGKVLLFLHADTRLPPGYRSQVHSTLGAHGVVAGAFRLGIDGSGRALRLVEMLANWRSTTLQLPYGDQALFMKAARFQQIGGFPTMPIMEDLVLVSRLRKIGRIAIAPVAVQTSARRWQEIGVGKATVINQIMLYGFFLGLSPERLARFYGRWL
- a CDS encoding DUF2231 domain-containing protein, yielding MAADLKKFSRDELKEFNGTEGKPVYIAHEGKVYDVSESKLWRTGIHMRRHHSGEDLSEDFKAAPHGPEVFERFVQVGVLRAARDPMDEHLPDFLLSLFQKVPMLRRHPHPMTVHFPIAFVILTVILNVVYLITGQRHFEQSAFHVLGAALLATPVAMITGPYNWWINYRAKWSPTIVVKVAGSLFLLALIVILFVWRLGNPEIMQVPGGMRALYLLLVLALAPVVTVVGWFGAKMTFPH